The proteins below are encoded in one region of Aequorivita iocasae:
- a CDS encoding flavodoxin family protein yields MKKPDFSSLKALYINCTLKQSPRMSHTQGLMDVSQKIMKAEGVSFENIRFVDYAVAYGVYPDMTEHGAKEDAWPEIWKKVDAADILIIGTPIWLGEKSSVASKLIERLYAMSSLQNEKGQYYFYGKVGGCIITGNEDGIKHCAMGILYALQHVGYSIPPQADCGWIGEAGPGPSYRDEESGAKNNDFTNRNTTFMTYNLLHLAKMLKEQGGYPKYGNSRKDWDDGTRWNFENPEYR; encoded by the coding sequence ATGAAAAAACCAGACTTTTCAAGTTTAAAAGCACTCTATATCAATTGTACCCTAAAACAGTCCCCGCGGATGAGTCATACACAGGGCTTGATGGATGTTTCGCAAAAAATAATGAAAGCCGAAGGGGTTTCTTTTGAAAACATTCGATTTGTGGACTATGCTGTTGCATATGGCGTATATCCAGATATGACCGAGCACGGAGCCAAGGAAGATGCCTGGCCGGAAATTTGGAAGAAAGTAGATGCTGCCGATATTCTGATTATTGGAACTCCTATTTGGCTGGGCGAAAAATCCTCTGTGGCCAGTAAATTGATTGAAAGGCTGTATGCAATGAGCAGTCTTCAGAATGAAAAGGGGCAGTATTATTTTTACGGAAAGGTAGGCGGTTGCATCATTACCGGAAATGAAGATGGAATAAAGCATTGTGCTATGGGCATTCTCTATGCCTTACAGCACGTGGGCTACAGCATTCCGCCACAGGCAGATTGTGGTTGGATAGGTGAAGCCGGCCCTGGGCCAAGTTATCGGGATGAGGAAAGTGGCGCGAAGAATAATGATTTCACCAATAGAAATACAACCTTTATGACCTATAATCTCCTCCATTTGGCAAAAATGCTGAAAGAGCAGGGAGGGTATCCAAAATACGGCAATTCCCGAAAAGATTGGGATGATGGCACTCGCTGGAATTTTGAAAATCCTGAATACCGCTAA
- a CDS encoding PH domain-containing protein, with protein MSLFNKILGNASEVSSEKLNEKYGRLLIQGEVVELGFKLFRDVFMFTNKRLILIDVQGLTGSKAEYKCLPYKHISRFSLETAGTFDLDAELKIWISSEDLPTVSKKFNKSIDIYEVQKYLAAKVL; from the coding sequence ATGAGTCTATTCAATAAAATATTGGGAAATGCCAGCGAAGTTTCCTCAGAAAAACTAAACGAAAAATACGGACGTCTTTTAATTCAGGGCGAAGTGGTAGAACTTGGTTTCAAACTTTTCCGCGATGTGTTTATGTTTACCAATAAACGGTTAATTTTGATAGATGTTCAAGGTTTAACGGGAAGTAAGGCGGAGTATAAATGTCTTCCCTACAAACACATTTCGCGATTCTCTTTGGAAACTGCGGGCACTTTTGATCTGGACGCCGAACTGAAGATTTGGATAAGCAGCGAAGACTTGCCAACGGTGAGTAAAAAGTTCAACAAGAGCATAGATATTTACGAAGTGCAGAAATATTTGGCGGCAAAGGTTTTATAA
- a CDS encoding DUF4251 domain-containing protein, with translation MKKRIFLFIALFCFTLSSLNAQNKTTKTQPTAETEQTQTEILLNSKNFEFIANTAIPLSGPTKNLVGSNYSITFTPEMVTSNMPFYGRAYSGMIMGRDKGMRFKGKPEDFIITSAKNGYNVTTTIKGETDIYVISISVGYSSFATLSISSNDRGTISYQGEIVNNE, from the coding sequence ATGAAAAAGCGTATCTTTTTATTTATAGCCCTGTTTTGTTTTACCCTTAGTAGCTTGAATGCACAGAATAAAACCACGAAAACGCAACCGACAGCAGAGACAGAACAAACTCAAACAGAAATTTTATTGAATTCCAAAAACTTTGAGTTTATTGCAAATACAGCAATTCCATTAAGCGGCCCCACAAAAAATTTAGTTGGAAGCAATTATTCCATAACCTTTACCCCTGAAATGGTGACAAGCAATATGCCTTTTTACGGCAGAGCATATAGCGGAATGATTATGGGCCGAGATAAAGGCATGCGTTTTAAGGGAAAACCTGAAGATTTTATTATAACGAGTGCAAAAAATGGTTATAATGTAACTACTACTATAAAAGGAGAAACTGACATTTACGTTATTTCAATTTCAGTGGGATACTCCAGTTTTGCCACACTTTCCATTAGCAGCAACGATCGTGGCACCATAAGTTATCAAGGAGAAATTGTTAATAATGAATAA